One genomic region from Croceicoccus sp. YJ47 encodes:
- a CDS encoding rhodanese-related sulfurtransferase translates to MTDACLPTDRADPSAPATPPVRVAALYRFARFEDCETLRAPLLDLCRAEGIRGTLLLAPEGINGTIAGTDAGIDAVLRHIRSLSDCDALDVKYSAAPTMPFHRMKVRIKREIVTMGQADIDPRASVGTYVEPEDWNALIRDPATIVIDTRNDYEVRIGTFEGAIDPKTASFRDFPDWFRQERDRLLGEGKAPRVAMFCTGGIRCEKSTAFLKSEGVEDVHHLKGGILRYLETIPAAQSLWQGECFVFDQRVAVGHGLSVGTHALCHACREPVAAADLHSPLFEEGVSCPACHATRTEAQKASARERHRQETLAAAQGRAHVGASMGEAER, encoded by the coding sequence ATGACCGACGCTTGCCTGCCGACCGACCGTGCCGATCCCTCCGCGCCCGCTACGCCGCCCGTCCGCGTGGCCGCGCTCTACCGCTTTGCCCGGTTCGAGGATTGCGAAACGCTGCGTGCGCCGCTGCTCGACCTGTGCCGGGCAGAGGGTATTCGCGGCACACTGCTCCTCGCGCCGGAGGGGATCAACGGCACCATCGCGGGGACGGATGCGGGAATCGACGCGGTGCTGCGCCATATTCGTAGCCTGTCCGATTGCGACGCGCTCGACGTGAAATATTCCGCCGCGCCCACCATGCCGTTCCACCGGATGAAGGTGCGGATCAAGCGCGAGATCGTCACCATGGGACAGGCGGACATCGACCCGCGCGCGAGCGTCGGCACCTATGTCGAGCCGGAGGACTGGAACGCGCTCATCCGCGACCCGGCCACGATCGTGATCGACACGCGCAACGATTACGAGGTGCGCATCGGCACGTTCGAGGGTGCGATCGACCCGAAAACCGCAAGTTTCCGCGATTTTCCCGACTGGTTCCGGCAGGAGCGCGACCGCCTGCTGGGCGAGGGGAAGGCGCCGAGGGTCGCGATGTTCTGCACCGGCGGCATCCGCTGCGAAAAATCGACCGCGTTCTTGAAAAGCGAAGGGGTCGAGGACGTCCACCATCTCAAGGGCGGTATCCTGCGCTATCTCGAAACAATCCCAGCGGCGCAGAGCCTGTGGCAGGGCGAATGCTTCGTCTTCGATCAGCGCGTCGCGGTCGGCCACGGACTGTCGGTCGGCACCCATGCGCTGTGTCATGCGTGCCGGGAACCGGTCGCGGCGGCGGATCTGCACTCGCCCTTGTTCGAGGAAGGGGTGTCCTGCCCCGCCTGCCACGCGACGCGGACCGAGGCGCAGAAAGCCTCGGCGCGCGAACGCCACCGGCAGGAAACGCTCGCCGCGGCGCAGGGGCGCGCTCATGTCGGGGCAAGCATGGGGGAGGCTGAACGATGA
- a CDS encoding MaoC family dehydratase yields the protein MAGRFFDEWAIGDRIAHDIRRTVTETDNLLFTTMTHNPQPLHLDAEAAKESEFGRILVNGTFTFALMVGLSVGDTTLGTLVANLGYDALVHPKPVFIGDTVRAETEVHGVRESKSRPDAGIVTFRHELINQRDEIVCRCLRSALLRKKA from the coding sequence ATGGCAGGCCGCTTTTTCGACGAATGGGCCATCGGCGACCGCATCGCCCACGACATTCGCCGCACGGTGACGGAGACGGACAATCTGCTCTTCACCACCATGACCCATAATCCGCAGCCGCTCCACCTCGATGCCGAGGCCGCGAAGGAGAGCGAGTTCGGCCGGATCCTCGTCAATGGCACGTTTACATTCGCGCTGATGGTGGGGCTTTCGGTCGGGGACACGACGCTGGGCACGCTGGTGGCGAATCTCGGCTATGATGCGTTGGTGCATCCCAAACCGGTGTTCATCGGCGACACGGTGCGGGCGGAGACGGAGGTCCATGGCGTGCGCGAATCGAAATCGCGGCCCGATGCAGGGATCGTCACCTTTCGCCACGAGCTGATCAATCAGCGGGACGAGATCGTGTGCCGCTGCCTGCGCTCGGCGCTGCTGCGCAAGAAAGCGTGA
- a CDS encoding LysR family transcriptional regulator, whose amino-acid sequence MIERYLVRYFLAVVEQGTFSAAAASAQVSQPTLSSGIAKLERLLGTVLFERNNRRVELTTAGTRFMHHARLIEREFAAAEREAADDAPSMLIRIGIASTLPAALSGRAVGAALRAEDAIRIEVAHGRMRDLMQSLRRGRLDLVAGPVPDDALCLRDLFEEPYLLAMAEDHPLADRAAVTADELVREPMIVRRWCEVLPETSRFFTQAGIRPFMASRTTNDETAAALVRAGLGMTVMPACHAAPGLRLVPLDGFAMRRRVGLVAERETMGRVEGSAAVRALGDVLAGPDAGPGSSPDAGNGGSDADARRDCG is encoded by the coding sequence ATGATCGAACGCTATCTCGTGCGCTATTTCCTTGCCGTGGTCGAACAGGGCACGTTTTCGGCCGCCGCCGCCTCTGCGCAGGTGTCGCAGCCTACGCTGTCCTCCGGCATTGCCAAGCTGGAACGGCTGCTCGGCACGGTCCTGTTCGAACGGAACAATCGCCGGGTCGAGCTGACGACGGCGGGCACGCGCTTCATGCATCATGCCCGGCTGATCGAGCGGGAATTCGCCGCGGCGGAACGCGAAGCGGCGGACGATGCGCCCTCCATGCTCATCCGCATCGGCATCGCCTCGACGCTGCCGGCGGCGCTGAGCGGGCGGGCAGTCGGCGCCGCGCTGCGCGCCGAGGACGCCATCCGGATCGAGGTGGCCCATGGCCGCATGCGCGACCTGATGCAGAGCCTGCGGCGCGGGCGGCTCGATCTCGTCGCGGGGCCGGTGCCGGACGATGCGCTGTGCCTGCGCGACCTGTTCGAGGAGCCGTATCTCCTTGCCATGGCGGAGGACCATCCGCTGGCGGACCGGGCGGCGGTCACGGCGGACGAGCTGGTCCGCGAACCGATGATCGTGCGCCGATGGTGCGAGGTGCTGCCTGAAACGAGCCGTTTCTTCACGCAGGCCGGCATCCGCCCCTTCATGGCGTCGCGCACGACGAACGACGAAACCGCCGCCGCGCTGGTGCGGGCGGGGCTGGGCATGACGGTGATGCCGGCGTGCCACGCGGCGCCGGGCTTGCGGCTGGTCCCGCTCGACGGGTTCGCGATGCGGCGGCGGGTCGGTCTCGTGGCGGAGCGGGAGACGATGGGGCGGGTGGAGGGCTCGGCCGCGGTGCGGGCCTTGGGCGATGTGCTGGCGGGGCCTGATGCGGGGCCGGGATCGTCGCCCGATGCCGGGAATGGCGGATCGGATGCTGACGCGCGGCGCGATTGCGGCTAG
- a CDS encoding glutathione S-transferase, which yields MNAHGGETGLPVLYSFRRCPYAMRARLALMITGTRCELREVKLSAKPDALLAASAKGTVPVLVMADGTVVDESIDIMRAALSRHDPEGWLDRDDPALIAANDGGFKHDLDRYKYPERHGSDPLAHRAAGMRFLRDLDTRLSQAAQLCGHARGIVDAAIFPFVRQFAAVDRAWFADAPVPHVREWLNGHLESELFAAIMTKREPWAPGDAPVVFAPV from the coding sequence ATGAATGCGCATGGCGGCGAAACCGGTCTGCCGGTGCTCTACAGCTTTCGGCGGTGCCCCTATGCGATGCGGGCGCGCCTCGCGCTGATGATAACGGGAACGCGCTGCGAATTGCGGGAGGTGAAGCTGAGTGCGAAGCCCGATGCGCTGCTCGCCGCGTCGGCGAAGGGAACCGTGCCGGTGCTGGTCATGGCCGACGGGACGGTCGTCGACGAAAGCATCGACATCATGCGCGCCGCACTGTCCCGCCACGATCCCGAAGGGTGGCTCGACCGCGACGATCCCGCGCTGATCGCGGCGAATGACGGCGGTTTCAAGCATGACCTCGACCGTTATAAATATCCCGAACGCCACGGGTCCGATCCGCTGGCCCATCGCGCGGCGGGGATGCGGTTTCTGCGCGATCTCGACACGCGATTGTCGCAAGCCGCGCAGCTTTGCGGCCATGCGCGCGGGATCGTGGATGCCGCGATCTTTCCCTTCGTCCGGCAATTTGCCGCGGTGGACCGCGCATGGTTCGCCGATGCCCCGGTGCCGCATGTGCGCGAATGGTTGAACGGCCATCTGGAATCGGAACTGTTCGCCGCCATCATGACAAAGCGCGAGCCATGGGCGCCGGGCGACGCGCCGGTGGTGTTCGCGCCCGTCTGA
- a CDS encoding carboxyl transferase domain-containing protein — MSGPVLTSTLDMASPEARQRAAHNRKLVEDLRSHVAAAALGGSEKHRERHVSRGKLLARDRVERLLDPGAPFLEIGQLAAHGMYEGDVAGAGMIAGVGQVAGRWVMIAANDPTVKGGSYYPMTVKKHLRAQEIARENRLPCIYLVDSGGANLPYQAEVFPDRDHFGRIFYNQAQMSGMGIPQIACVMGSCTAGGAYVPAMSDETVIVREQGTIFLAGPPLVKAATGEEISAEDLGGGDLHARKSGVADHLAENDDHALTIVRDIVSHLGVNNPAPLAFQEPREPKFDAEDLYALIPDDVRAPYDVHEVIARLVDGSEFHEFKPLYGNTLVCGFAHVMGMPVAILANNGVLFSESAQKGAHFIELACQRRVPLLFLQNISGFMVGGKYEAEGIAKHGAKLVTAVACAQVPKITVVIGGSFGAGNYGMCGRAYQPRFMFTWPNARISVMGGEQAASVLATVHRDADNWSEEEAEAFKAPIREKYETEGNPYYATARLWDDGVIDPAQTREVIALSLSASLEAPIPDHAPFGVFRM; from the coding sequence ATGAGCGGTCCCGTCCTCACCTCGACCCTCGACATGGCGAGCCCGGAGGCCCGGCAACGCGCCGCGCACAACCGGAAACTCGTCGAAGACCTGCGCAGCCACGTCGCCGCCGCCGCGCTGGGCGGCAGTGAAAAGCATCGCGAACGCCACGTGTCGCGCGGCAAGCTGCTCGCCCGCGACCGGGTGGAGCGGCTGCTCGACCCCGGTGCGCCCTTCCTCGAAATCGGGCAGCTCGCCGCGCATGGCATGTACGAAGGCGACGTGGCGGGCGCAGGCATGATCGCCGGCGTCGGGCAGGTTGCCGGACGCTGGGTGATGATCGCGGCCAACGATCCCACGGTGAAGGGCGGCAGCTACTATCCCATGACAGTGAAGAAGCATTTGCGTGCGCAGGAAATCGCCCGCGAAAATCGCCTCCCGTGCATCTATCTCGTCGACAGCGGCGGCGCGAACCTCCCCTATCAGGCGGAGGTTTTTCCCGACCGCGACCATTTCGGGCGCATCTTCTATAATCAGGCGCAGATGAGCGGCATGGGCATCCCGCAGATCGCCTGCGTCATGGGAAGCTGCACGGCGGGCGGCGCCTATGTCCCCGCCATGTCCGACGAAACCGTGATCGTGCGCGAACAGGGCACGATCTTCCTCGCCGGACCGCCATTGGTCAAGGCCGCCACGGGCGAGGAGATCAGCGCGGAGGATCTGGGCGGCGGCGACCTGCACGCGCGCAAATCGGGCGTGGCCGACCACCTCGCCGAAAACGACGATCATGCGCTCACCATCGTGCGCGACATCGTCAGCCATCTGGGCGTGAACAACCCCGCCCCGCTCGCGTTTCAGGAACCGCGCGAACCCAAGTTCGATGCCGAGGATCTCTACGCCCTGATCCCCGACGACGTGCGCGCGCCCTATGACGTGCACGAGGTGATCGCCCGGCTCGTCGACGGGAGCGAATTTCACGAGTTCAAGCCGCTCTATGGCAATACGCTGGTCTGCGGGTTCGCGCATGTCATGGGCATGCCGGTCGCGATCCTCGCCAACAATGGCGTATTGTTCAGCGAAAGCGCACAGAAAGGCGCGCATTTCATCGAACTCGCCTGTCAAAGGCGCGTGCCGCTCCTCTTCCTGCAAAATATCTCCGGTTTCATGGTCGGCGGGAAATACGAGGCGGAAGGCATCGCCAAACACGGCGCGAAACTCGTCACCGCGGTCGCCTGCGCGCAGGTGCCGAAGATCACCGTCGTCATCGGCGGCAGCTTCGGCGCGGGCAATTACGGCATGTGCGGCCGGGCGTATCAACCGCGCTTCATGTTCACCTGGCCCAATGCGCGCATCTCGGTCATGGGCGGCGAACAGGCGGCAAGCGTGCTCGCCACCGTGCACCGCGATGCCGACAACTGGAGCGAGGAGGAGGCCGAGGCATTCAAGGCCCCCATCCGCGAGAAATACGAAACCGAGGGCAATCCCTATTACGCGACGGCGCGATTGTGGGACGATGGCGTCATCGACCCCGCGCAAACGCGCGAGGTGATCGCCCTGTCCCTTTCGGCCAGCCTCGAGGCGCCGATCCCCGACCATGCGCCCTTCGGCGTGTTCAGGATGTGA
- a CDS encoding isovaleryl-CoA dehydrogenase, with translation MTPQFEFDIDENARMIRDTVQRFAREQIEPLAAKIDAEDSFPRALWPQMGELGLHGMTVPEEFGGLGLGYLHHVIACEEVSRASASVGLSYGAHSNLCVNQIARWGNDAQKAKFLPKLVSGEHVGSLAMSETNAGSDVVSMKLKADRADGGWTLNGNKFWITNAPYADTLVVYAKTDMDAGAKGITAFLIEKDFKGFSIGQKIDKMGMRGSPTVELVFDDCFVPDDNVMGGIGEGVKVLMSGLDYERVVLSGIQLGIMQACLDVVLPYLRERQQFGKPIGEFQLMQAKIADMYVALQSARAYVYAVAKACDAGRTTRFDAAGAILLSSENAFRVANEAVQAMGGAGYTKDWPVERFLRDAKLLDIGAGTNEIRRMLIGRELMKS, from the coding sequence ATGACCCCCCAGTTCGAGTTCGACATAGACGAGAATGCGCGCATGATCCGCGACACGGTGCAACGGTTCGCCCGCGAACAGATCGAACCGCTCGCCGCGAAGATCGACGCGGAGGACAGCTTCCCCCGCGCGCTATGGCCGCAGATGGGCGAACTTGGCCTCCACGGCATGACCGTGCCGGAGGAATTCGGCGGGCTGGGGCTCGGCTATCTGCACCATGTCATCGCGTGCGAGGAGGTGAGCCGGGCATCCGCGTCGGTCGGCCTGTCCTATGGCGCGCATTCCAACCTTTGCGTCAATCAGATCGCGCGGTGGGGCAATGATGCGCAAAAGGCGAAATTCCTGCCGAAACTGGTCAGCGGGGAACATGTCGGCTCGCTCGCGATGAGCGAGACGAACGCAGGCTCCGACGTGGTGTCGATGAAGCTGAAGGCGGACAGGGCCGACGGCGGCTGGACCCTTAACGGCAACAAGTTCTGGATCACCAACGCGCCTTATGCCGACACGCTCGTCGTCTATGCCAAGACGGACATGGACGCGGGCGCGAAGGGGATCACCGCCTTCCTGATCGAGAAGGATTTCAAGGGGTTCTCCATCGGTCAGAAGATCGACAAGATGGGGATGCGCGGCTCGCCCACGGTCGAGCTCGTCTTCGACGATTGCTTCGTGCCCGACGACAACGTCATGGGCGGCATCGGCGAAGGGGTGAAGGTGCTGATGAGCGGCCTCGATTACGAGCGCGTCGTATTGTCCGGCATTCAGCTCGGCATCATGCAGGCCTGCCTCGACGTGGTGCTCCCCTATCTTCGCGAGCGTCAGCAGTTCGGCAAACCCATCGGCGAGTTTCAGCTCATGCAGGCGAAGATCGCGGACATGTATGTCGCGCTGCAATCGGCGCGGGCCTATGTCTATGCCGTGGCGAAGGCGTGCGACGCGGGGCGCACGACGCGCTTCGACGCGGCAGGCGCGATCCTGTTGTCGAGCGAGAACGCCTTTCGCGTCGCGAACGAGGCGGTGCAGGCAATGGGCGGCGCCGGCTATACCAAGGACTGGCCGGTGGAGCGTTTCCTGCGCGATGCGAAACTGCTCGACATCGGTGCGGGCACCAATGAAATCCGGCGCATGCTGATCGGGCGGGAGTTGATGAAATCATGA
- the queF gene encoding preQ(1) synthase, whose amino-acid sequence MADTSNDHPQNAPLHLGKSSALPASPEEAVLDYVPNPRTGALYMVRFAAPEFTSLCPVTSQPDFAHLVIDYAPGETIVESKSLKLFLASFRNHCGFHEDVTVGIGQRLFDEMKPAWLRIGGYWYPRGGIPIDVFWQSGPVPAGLWAPEQGVASYRGRG is encoded by the coding sequence ATGGCCGACACATCGAACGATCATCCGCAAAACGCCCCGCTGCACCTTGGGAAGAGCAGCGCGCTTCCTGCCTCGCCGGAGGAGGCCGTGCTCGACTACGTGCCCAATCCGCGGACGGGCGCGCTTTACATGGTGCGCTTTGCCGCGCCGGAATTCACCTCGCTGTGCCCCGTCACGTCACAGCCCGATTTCGCGCATCTCGTCATCGATTACGCGCCGGGCGAGACCATCGTGGAATCGAAATCGCTCAAGCTTTTCCTGGCATCGTTCCGCAACCATTGCGGTTTTCACGAGGATGTCACCGTCGGCATCGGACAACGGCTCTTCGACGAGATGAAACCTGCATGGCTGCGCATCGGCGGGTACTGGTATCCGCGCGGCGGCATTCCCATCGACGTGTTCTGGCAAAGCGGGCCGGTGCCCGCCGGGCTGTGGGCGCCGGAACAGGGCGTCGCATCCTATCGCGGGCGGGGATAG
- a CDS encoding acetyl/propionyl/methylcrotonyl-CoA carboxylase subunit alpha, which yields MMKSLLIANRGEIACRIIRTARAMGIRTVVVHSDADARSPHVRMADEAVHIGPSPANESYLVGERIIAAAKDTGAEAIHPGYGFLSENAGFAQAVIDAGLIWVGPKPSSIDAMGLKDAAKTLMREAGVPVTPGYDGADQSPERLRGEADKIGYPVLIKAVAGGGGKGMRKVDDAADFDAALQSCRREASASFSNDAVLLEKWMTAPRHIEVQVFGDSHGNVVHLFERDCSLQRRHQKVIEEAPAPGMDESTRAEICAAAVRAAKAVAYEGAGTIEFIADTSDGLRADRIFFMEMNTRLQVEHPVTEEITGVDLVEWQLRVAAGEPIPMAQDDLSIDGHAVEARLYAEDPATGFLPSTGRLEHLWFGEADRIETGVEEGGEVSPFYDPMVAKVICHGDTREEAIDALALALSQTEVFPVRTNAGFLVRALNDADFRAADLDTGFIADRGDALIPAGEPDDADWLVAARIAAEDDDGEPMLSGFRLNRAPRRAVTLAFKGDVRTIDLAHADDETVWVGEDDDDLDFVDDVAAEAVVSGYRDAGRVVLFNAGTAYAFDTAIRGTGAAAAGDGAILAPMPGKVLSVDVAEGDSVTAGQRLMVLEAMKMEHALAAPFDGTVAELSASEGDQVQVEAVLARIEKGDD from the coding sequence ATGATGAAATCCCTTCTCATCGCCAATCGCGGCGAAATCGCATGCCGGATCATCCGCACCGCCCGCGCCATGGGCATCCGCACGGTCGTGGTCCATTCCGATGCCGATGCACGCTCGCCCCACGTGCGCATGGCGGACGAGGCCGTGCATATCGGCCCCTCGCCCGCCAATGAAAGCTACCTTGTCGGCGAACGTATCATCGCCGCGGCGAAGGATACGGGCGCCGAGGCGATCCATCCCGGCTATGGCTTCCTGTCCGAAAACGCGGGCTTTGCGCAAGCGGTGATCGATGCAGGGCTGATCTGGGTCGGGCCGAAACCGTCGAGCATCGACGCCATGGGCCTGAAGGACGCGGCCAAGACGCTGATGCGGGAGGCCGGTGTGCCGGTGACGCCCGGTTACGACGGCGCGGATCAGTCGCCCGAACGGTTGAGGGGGGAAGCGGACAAGATCGGCTATCCCGTGTTGATCAAGGCGGTCGCGGGCGGCGGTGGCAAGGGCATGCGCAAGGTCGACGACGCGGCCGATTTCGACGCCGCGCTGCAATCCTGCCGCCGGGAGGCCAGCGCGAGCTTTTCCAATGACGCGGTCCTGCTCGAAAAATGGATGACCGCGCCGCGCCATATCGAGGTGCAGGTGTTCGGCGATTCGCACGGCAATGTCGTCCATCTGTTCGAGCGTGACTGCTCGCTTCAACGCCGCCATCAAAAGGTGATCGAGGAAGCGCCCGCCCCCGGCATGGACGAAAGCACCCGCGCCGAAATCTGCGCCGCCGCCGTCCGCGCGGCGAAGGCCGTCGCTTACGAGGGCGCCGGCACGATCGAATTCATCGCCGATACCAGCGACGGCCTGCGCGCCGATCGCATCTTCTTCATGGAGATGAACACCAGGCTTCAGGTCGAGCACCCGGTGACCGAGGAAATCACCGGCGTCGATCTCGTCGAATGGCAATTGCGCGTCGCGGCGGGCGAACCGATCCCCATGGCGCAGGACGATCTGTCCATCGACGGCCACGCGGTCGAGGCGCGCCTCTATGCCGAGGATCCCGCGACCGGCTTCCTGCCCAGCACGGGGCGGCTGGAGCATCTGTGGTTCGGCGAGGCGGACCGGATCGAAACCGGGGTCGAGGAAGGGGGCGAGGTGTCGCCGTTCTACGACCCGATGGTGGCCAAGGTCATCTGTCACGGCGACACGCGGGAGGAGGCGATCGACGCGCTCGCCCTCGCCCTGTCGCAGACGGAGGTGTTCCCGGTGCGCACCAATGCCGGGTTCCTGGTGCGTGCGCTGAACGATGCGGATTTCCGGGCCGCCGATCTCGACACCGGCTTTATCGCGGACCGGGGCGATGCGCTGATCCCCGCGGGCGAGCCGGACGATGCCGACTGGCTCGTGGCGGCGCGCATCGCGGCGGAGGATGACGATGGCGAACCGATGCTGTCGGGTTTCCGGCTCAACCGGGCACCCCGTCGCGCGGTGACGCTGGCGTTCAAGGGCGACGTGCGCACCATCGACCTCGCCCATGCGGATGACGAAACCGTGTGGGTGGGCGAGGACGACGACGATTTGGACTTTGTCGACGACGTCGCGGCCGAAGCGGTGGTGTCGGGCTATCGCGATGCGGGGCGCGTCGTGCTCTTCAATGCGGGAACCGCCTATGCCTTCGATACTGCCATTCGCGGGACCGGCGCGGCGGCGGCGGGCGACGGGGCGATCCTCGCGCCGATGCCGGGCAAGGTGCTCTCCGTCGACGTGGCCGAGGGCGATAGCGTGACCGCGGGGCAGCGGCTCATGGTGCTCGAAGCGATGAAGATGGAGCATGCCCTCGCCGCGCCGTTCGACGGGACGGTCGCGGAATTGTCGGCGAGCGAAGGCGATCAGGTGCAGGTGGAGGCCGTGCTGGCCCGGATTGAAAAGGGGGACGATTGA
- a CDS encoding MFS transporter encodes MRQFEPVKAVGSLLIAVALLMLGNGFVGTLLSIRLEAAGVSAPFIALLTTAYFAGLTAGSFRMGGLVARVGHIRAFGAVVSLLSASTLTYAIFPHLVLWIVLRFVDGLCIAGVYLCIESWLNRRATVETRGTILAAYMIALYSGQAAGQFFVNLEGSPMLPFVVSSVLVSLAVIPVALTRIASPDIEAQSHIALPALFRASPLGLVGVGATGLALGAFYGLAAVAGRQSGLAIGNITFFISAVIAGGVALQYPMGHLSDRFDRRLVILVATVGGALAAVALALAGAVVWAMALAGALLGGMVFALYPLCVAHTNDRLTEEEQLSASGGLILVYSAGAAAGPIAGSLAMQMIGPAGLYLFIAGVIGAAMVFAIWRIFRSEAVPNDQQQPYQILPRTSPMSAALEPFSEESEFIEE; translated from the coding sequence ATGCGACAATTCGAACCGGTGAAGGCCGTCGGCAGCCTGCTGATCGCGGTGGCGCTGCTGATGCTGGGCAATGGGTTCGTCGGCACGCTGCTGTCCATCCGGCTGGAGGCGGCGGGCGTGTCCGCGCCGTTCATCGCCTTGCTCACGACGGCCTATTTCGCTGGGTTGACGGCGGGCTCGTTCCGCATGGGCGGGCTGGTCGCGCGGGTCGGGCATATTCGCGCCTTCGGGGCGGTGGTGTCGCTGCTCTCGGCGAGCACGCTGACCTATGCGATCTTTCCGCATCTGGTGCTGTGGATCGTGCTGCGCTTTGTCGACGGGCTTTGCATCGCGGGCGTGTATCTGTGCATCGAAAGCTGGCTCAACCGGCGCGCCACGGTGGAAACGCGGGGCACGATCCTCGCCGCCTACATGATCGCGCTCTATTCCGGGCAGGCGGCGGGGCAGTTCTTCGTCAATCTCGAAGGGTCGCCGATGCTGCCCTTCGTGGTGTCGTCGGTGCTGGTATCGCTTGCCGTGATCCCGGTCGCGCTGACCCGCATTGCGAGCCCGGATATCGAGGCGCAGAGCCATATCGCGCTGCCCGCATTGTTTCGCGCGTCGCCGCTCGGGCTGGTGGGCGTGGGGGCGACGGGGCTGGCACTCGGCGCGTTCTACGGCCTGGCCGCGGTGGCGGGGCGGCAATCGGGCCTTGCCATCGGCAACATCACCTTTTTCATCAGCGCGGTGATCGCGGGCGGGGTCGCACTGCAATATCCGATGGGCCATCTTTCGGACCGGTTCGATCGCCGGCTCGTGATCCTGGTGGCGACGGTGGGCGGGGCGCTGGCGGCGGTCGCGCTGGCGTTGGCGGGCGCGGTCGTGTGGGCGATGGCGCTGGCGGGTGCGCTGCTGGGCGGGATGGTGTTCGCGCTCTACCCGCTATGCGTCGCGCATACCAATGACCGCCTCACCGAGGAGGAGCAGTTGAGCGCGAGCGGCGGGCTGATCCTCGTCTATTCGGCGGGGGCGGCGGCGGGGCCGATCGCGGGGTCGCTCGCCATGCAGATGATCGGGCCGGCGGGGCTTTACCTCTTCATCGCCGGGGTCATCGGCGCCGCGATGGTGTTCGCGATCTGGCGCATCTTCCGCAGCGAGGCCGTCCCCAACGATCAGCAGCAGCCGTATCAGATCCTGCCGCGCACTTCGCCCATGTCCGCCGCGCTGGAGCCGTTTTCGGAGGAAAGCGAGTTTATCGAGGAGTAA
- the sseA gene encoding 3-mercaptopyruvate sulfurtransferase encodes MDMLITTEWLAERLGEDDLRVLDASYHMGGTGRDPATEFEALHIPGAGFMDLAGLSDRDAEFDNTIPPAQHFERGMRALGISADTRVVLYDNSPLHSAMRGWFLMRLFGHARVAVLDGGLHRWNMQGRGIERGAAKACPSGDFMARLDETMLRDKQSMLDNLDSHAAQIVDARSAARFTGKDPEPREGVASGHIPRAKNVPIGMLFEGDGRMKDMTEIQGVFQAAGLDLEKPFVTSCGSGVTAAVLSFALELLGTKDVSLYDGSWAEWGSSPDTPKAKGLA; translated from the coding sequence ATGGACATGCTGATCACGACCGAATGGCTGGCCGAACGGCTGGGCGAGGACGATCTTCGCGTGCTCGACGCGAGCTACCACATGGGCGGCACCGGGCGCGACCCGGCGACGGAGTTCGAGGCGCTCCACATTCCGGGCGCCGGGTTCATGGACCTTGCCGGGCTGTCCGACCGCGATGCCGAATTCGACAACACGATACCCCCGGCACAACATTTCGAACGCGGGATGCGCGCGCTGGGCATATCGGCGGACACGCGCGTCGTGCTTTACGACAATTCGCCGCTCCATTCCGCGATGCGCGGCTGGTTTCTGATGCGGTTGTTCGGCCATGCCCGTGTCGCCGTGCTCGACGGGGGGCTGCACCGCTGGAACATGCAGGGGCGCGGCATCGAGCGCGGCGCGGCGAAAGCCTGCCCGTCCGGCGATTTCATGGCCCGGCTCGACGAAACGATGCTCCGCGACAAGCAGAGCATGCTCGACAATCTCGATAGCCATGCCGCGCAAATCGTCGATGCCCGCAGCGCCGCCCGGTTCACCGGAAAAGACCCCGAACCGCGCGAGGGCGTCGCATCCGGCCATATCCCCCGTGCGAAGAACGTGCCCATCGGCATGCTGTTCGAAGGGGACGGGCGGATGAAGGACATGACCGAGATACAGGGCGTGTTCCAGGCCGCCGGGCTCGATCTCGAAAAGCCGTTCGTGACGAGCTGCGGTTCGGGCGTGACGGCGGCGGTGCTGTCCTTTGCGCTGGAATTGCTCGGCACGAAGGACGTATCGCTTTACGACGGAAGCTGGGCGGAATGGGGGAGCAGTCCCGACACGCCCAAGGCGAAGGGGCTGGCCTGA